A single genomic interval of Gossypium raimondii isolate GPD5lz chromosome 11, ASM2569854v1, whole genome shotgun sequence harbors:
- the LOC105804776 gene encoding uncharacterized protein LOC105804776 isoform X3 → MEFVSGFKRYMLKPDSKVQNLKDQIANLRYQRDMVQHFIVVAKEKGQEFDQYGMIWVNRAEEKIKEEEETVKNLEAQAKKRCFLGLCPNLKSLNLLNKKAEEDAQAVLELIQQAKSHKFNNESKVQNLEDQPEADKRNMEVEPEKQTSDKAKTVMEVEAKVSGSAKADTTKAKSKRIEQRRSDRGLYPGDTQETKSRPIQGFEAFESRKATVENIVEALKDPDLKIIGVNGRPGVGKTMLVKEAARRAREENMFDEVVMVTVSWNPNIKRIQREIADALGLKLDEETVFARAMRLQQWLKKQDKRVLLILDDIWDGQRLELEQVGIAIEGDQSIASEEDLGRPLMQNISENGFQKFSAVRFKILLTSTSRQVLIDMKTEEIFDVHVLTDEEAMGWIQKVVGNAANQPGYRQLLTQVVKNCAGFPVAISAIAIALRTQNFNHLVEALRKETKPIAKKEEALKSVYFTIEWSYSMLENPQLQSFFQLCALLPRGSDIHVSDLLRYNSGLRIASNVSTLEEAKKCLNKLKDAGLLLSSDNNEVVKMHDIVRDVAIWIASEEKRMFVIEDENRIEELLKERKLNSCTAISLPYNSNNKLPDNLECPRLKLLVLFNKNPSLEVPDNFFKRMSELLILDFTGMDFASLPSSFTSLRNLQRLLFDECKLNDIAIVGKLKQLDTLKILSSDIQRLPQEIGGLTRLKSLDLSNCSKLKVIPDKIISGLPYLEELLMRNSFDQWGVEGNASLSELKSLSGLIALDVHIHSVQLMPAELFSEKLNRYKILIGEVWDWSRKYEKERTLKLQLTKGIHLDRGIKLLLQKTEDLYLDEMQGIKNLLYELDGTGFPQLENLYIQNGPELLFIINSMEVASRKAFPILKSLVLQNLINLEKICQGKLEEECFNRLQIISVECCDRLKNLFPFSMTKMLVQLQEIKVSKCKSIEEIVTEEREQNAGIATNKTEFGQLRSLTLKLLPELRSFCSKEKSRSIYQLEPVNTWSWLLFDGKVVFPVLEKLQLSCINIERLWLKSSYYSQNLTSLAIEGCGNLKHIFSPSITRCLLRLKSFEIIDCKCIREIIVPDEVKEKEKETETKEKVKEEEKEEIDKILFPQLNSLKMINLVNLVGFCSESCFLEFPSLKLLEIENCPRLKEFMHKPQSTDITTVIGTLEINKENDHHLGEQALFNAKVAFPKLEKLKISRLGTVKIWHGQLHTDSFSKLKEMKVGYCNDILTIFPSIKEWNFQGLETLIVFNCNSLQHIFESSDIKVGTQLRRLYISHLPKLEHVCNEDSQSNLTFENIRNVYIQDCWCLKSLFPASVAKGLKQLVDLTIDSCGLEVVISEGKVQNQDVNEFEFPEVCSLTLQNLPELKCFYPAEYEAKWPKLKKLKTYHCGHEVLGMEEHQSSNQKPLFFFEKVIHDLEELSLNSKHISVIRNHPFQVGIFSRIKVLQVLGYHDKPVVFLFNLLEKFNNLKKLELIHCDFKGNFIDEGDESEKKTERETVSLLNTGYIGEQNSQLPHVVLNLEALEFRRCDGSISLGLYLSSFQNLITLDLWQCKATALITSSVARNLVQLIKMRIRDCIMVREIVAKEKDDAKDLVSFCKLKFLVLHYLPNLSSFCSEEYSFQFPSLEQVIVRQCPKLKIFCQGVLSTPQLHRVRLSEKDYKGFWAGELNATISQLHKNTVRYYEQEHLKLHEFPELGEIWNTVPRGIIDFKRLKCLEVYVCNNLRYMLTVSMAADLVQLQQIKVKNCKVIEEIIRDDKSTTMKIIFPQLKTITIKSCLGLSWFSSGSFALECPNLKEITLVGCPKMVAFASTVSNELHNEIIGGEYLNILVKDASNVSAKPLFSNKVSLPLLKDLTIVDMGNLERIWDDQLEMNSFSKLKHLEVHSCVKLSNIFPLNMLERLQRLKNLQVMECASLEELFEHKFNEAEINTKFVFPQMTYLNLSMLPKLKSFYSGVHTTEWPLLKKLDVYGCDKVEIFASEYSSFHETRGQHPLFWINMGTFPCLEELRLESNGNMKEIWHGQLPEGYFKLKVLELINSPPLTVLPPYFFRSLSNLQNFVLSDASINEIFPYEEPGGDEKLEGARAQLSVLRLSKLHELTHFWKENFKPGAIFCNMRVLEVQDCGKLNVLVPSSVSFENLTTLEVSRCEGLKHLFAHSTAKSLVQLSRMSVTDCKMLEEIVTCPGDEVKEAIVFTQLKYLGLSCLPNIESFCSGNCTFKFPSLETVTMRHCPKMKTSPRERFIAPKLKRVYSREAGGEGHWEGDQNTTIQLLFMETVEYRGIEYVVLSDSSKLMEIRNWNPQGILDFKNLKFLKVHNCRNLRCPFNPSMAMDLVHLEKLEIHDCEMLEEVIIRKGLPKRERMSKKMFPKLVTLLLISLPNLTRFYSGNYLEFPFLKELWIQSCPMLNTFISGSVTRNNSRQNIHTDLTVLIDEKVAFPSLEKLGIMDMGSLRKIYNDQISMDSFSKLKVLKLIGLSKQLDILPSGFFLSLSKLERLVVDDASFTEIFQCKSTEKKMQAWELDSFSDLRLSKLPELLHLWKEEFECQPGTHFRNLRSLKVLECSKLKNLVPSTASFQNLTTLEISRCHGLRNLVTPSTAKSMVQLKRMRITDCKMLEGIVADADDRSIYSIMFKHLEYLRLQSLQALTSFCSGNYRFEFPSLVELVAIECPKFSVFCKGKVSTPSLKRVRPTEGGDRSFTDKDLNSTINVLYSEKQLQGMELRT, encoded by the exons atggAGTTTGTTTCTGGGTTTAAACGTTACATGTTGAAGCCTGATAGTAAAGTTCAGAATCTCAAGGATCAAATTGCGAATCTGAGATACCAAAGAGACATGGTGCAGCATTTCATTGTTGTTGCCAAGGAAAAGGGACAAGAGTTTGACCAATATGGCATGATTTGGGTGAATCGCGCagaggagaaaatcaaggaagagGAAGAGACAGTGAAAAACCTTGAAGCGCAAGCAAAGAAGAGGTGTTTCCTTGGCCTGTGTCCTAATTTGAAGTCTCTTAACTTGCTCAACAAGAAAGCTGAAGAGGATGCACAAGCTGTTCTGGAGCTCATTCAACAAGCAAAATCTCACAAGTTCAACAATGAGAGCAAGGTTCAAAACTTGGAAGATCAACCTGAAGCTGATAAAAGAAACATGGAAGTTGAACCGGAGAAGCAAACCAGTGATAAGGCCAAGACGGTGATGGAAGTTGAAGCTAAGGTCAGTGGTTCAGCAAAAGCTGACACCACGAAGGCCAAGAGCAAGCGGATTGAACAACGCCGGTCCGATAGAGGTTTATATCCTGGTGATACCCAGGAGACAAAGTCTAGGCCTATTCAAGGCTTTGAGGCTTTCGAATCGAGGAAAGCTACAGTGGAGAATATTGTGGAAGCTTTAAAGGATCCTGATCTGAAGATCATTGGAGTAAATGGGAGGCCTGGTGTAGGCAAGACCATGCTAGTGAAAGAAGCTGCTAGGAGAGCCAGGGAAGAAAACATGTTTGATGAGGTTGTGATGGTAACTGTTTCATGGAATCCAAACATAAAAAGAATTCAGCGAGAAATTGCAGATGCACTAGGCCTGAAACTTGATGAGGAGACTGTGTTTGCAAGAGCAATGAGACTGCAGCAGTGGTTGAAGAAACAAGATAAGAGAGTTCTTCTAATTTTAGATGATATTTGGGATGGCCAAAGACTGGAATTGGAACAAGTTGGGATTGCTATTGAAGGTGACCAGAGTATTGCAAGTGAAGAAGATCTAGGGCGGCCATTGATGCAAAATATCAGCGAAAATGGTTTTCAGAAATTCTCTGCTGTTAGATTCAAAATATTGCTGACTTCCACAAGTCGACAGGTACTCATTGATATGAAAACGGAAGAAATTTTCGATGTCCACGTGTTAACTGATGAAGAAGCAATGGGGTGGATTCAGAAAGTTGTGGGCAATGCAGCAAACCAGCCTGGTTACCGACAACTACTGACTCAAGTTGTGAAAAACTGTGCAGGTTTTCCGGTTGCTATTTCAGCAATTGCAATTGCACTGAGAACACAAAACTTCAACCATTTGGTGGAGGCTTTGCGAAAAGAAACAAAGCCAATTGCAAAAAAGGAAGAAGCGCTCAAAAGTGTTTACTTCACTATAGAGTGGAGTTACAGTATGTTAGAGAACCCTCAATTGCAGTCATTTTTCCAACTCTGTGCCTTGCTGCCCCGGGGCTCTGACATTCACGTATCTGATTTGCTAAGATACAACTCGGGCTTGAGAATAGCAAGTAATGTTAGCACATTGGAAGAAGCCAAAAAATGTTTGAATAAGCTCAAAGATGCAGGTTTACTACTCAGCAGTGACAACAATGAAGTGGTGAAAATGCATGACATTGTTCGTGATGTCGCCATTTGGATTGCATCTGAAGAAAAGCGGATGTTTGTTATAGAGGATGAAAACCGTATCGAAGAGCTGCTAAAGGAAAGAAAACTCAACAGTTGCACTGCCATTTCGCTGCCATACAATAGCAATAACAAGTTGCCAGACAATCTCGAATGCCCCAGGCTAAAGTTGCTGGTTTTGTTCAACAAAAATCCATCGTTAGAAGTCCCAGACAATTTCTTTAAGCGGATGAGTGAACTCTTGATATTAGATTTCACTGGTATGGATTTTGCTTCCCTGCCTTCATCATTTACTTCTTTAAGAAACCTTCAAAGGTTGCTTTTCGATGAATGTAAGTTGAATGACATTGCAATTGTTGGGAAGCTGAAGCAATTGGATACACTTAAAATTCTCAGTTCTGATATTCAGAGATTGCCCCAGGAAATAGGGGGACTAACAAGGCTTAAGTCCTTAGACTTGAGCAATTGTTCTAAGCTTAAAGTCATTCCAGATAAAATCATATCAGGCTTGCCTTATTTAGAAGAACTGCTTATGCGCAACAGCTTCGATCAATGGGGTGTTGAAGGCAATGCCAGCCTTAGTGAATTGAAGTCTTTGTCTGGTCTAATTGCTTTGGATGTCCATATTCATTCTGTTCAACTTATGCCAGCAGAACTATTCTCTGAAAAACTGAATCGGTACAAGATTCTTATCGGGGAGGTCTGGGACTGGTCCAGAAAGTATGAAAAGGAGAGGACACTGAAACTCCAGCTTACTAAGGGAATTCACTTGGATCGTGGAATTAAACTGTTGTTGCAGAAAACTGAAGATCTATATCTAGATGAAATGCAAGGCATCAAGAACCTGCTGTATGAGTTGGATGGCACTGGTTTTCCACAGCTCGAGAATCTCTACATACAAAATGGTCCAGAATTACTGTTCATTATTAACTCTATGGAGGTGGCATCACGTAAAGCCTTTCCTATCCTCAAATCACTAGTTCTTCAGAATCTGATTAATTTGGAGAAGATTTGTCAAGGCAAACTTGAAGAAGAATGTTTCAATAGATTGCAAATCATAAGTGTCGAATGTTGTGACCGACTCAAGAATCTTTTTCCATTCTCCATGACCAAAATGCTTGTCCAACTTCaagaaattaaagtttcaaagtGCAAAAGCATTGAAGAGATCGTTACTGAAGAGAGAGAGCAAAATGCTGGTATAGCAACCAATAAAACTGAGTTTGGCCAATTGCGATCCTTAACACTGAAGCTTCTACCAGAGCTTCGTAGTTTCTGCTCCAAAGAGAAAAGCCGTTCCATTTATCAACTGGAACCGGTGAATACATGGTCTTGGCTACTTTTTGATGGAAAG GTTGTGTTTCCTGTCCTTGAGAAACTGCAGTTGTCCTGCATCAACATTGAAAGGCTATGGCTGAAATCATCTTACTACAGTCAGAACTTGACAAGCTTGGCAATTGAGGGTTGTGGTAACCTTAAACACATTTTTTCACCTTCTATCACTAGATGCTTATTGAGACTCAAAAGCTTTGAGATAATTGACTGCAAATGTATAAGAGAGATTATAGTTCCAGATgaagtaaaagaaaaggaaaaagaaacagaaacaaaagaaaaagtaaaagaagaagaaaaagaagagattgACAAGATATTGTTCCCCCAGCTAAATTCCttgaaaatgataaatcttGTGAACTTAGTCGGATTCTGCTCGGAGAGTTGCTTTCTTGAGTTCCCATCTTTGAAGCTTTTGGAGATAGAGAATTGCCCACGGTTGAAGGAGTTTATGCACAAACCTCAGAGTACAGACATCACAACTGTCATTGGAACTCTAGAAATAAACAAAGAGAATGATCATCATTTAGGTGAACAAGCTCTCTTTAATGCAAAG GTTGCATTTCCAAAGTTGGAGAAATTGAAGATCTCCCGTTTGGGAACTGTGAAGATATGGCACGGTCAACTCCACACAGATTCTTTTAGCAAACTAAAAGAAATGAAGGTTGGATATTGTAATGATATATTGACTATTTTCCCATCTATTAAGGAGTGGAACTTCCAGGGATTAGAAACACTAATAGTTTTCAACTGCAATTCACTACAACATATTTTTGAATCATCGGACATCAAAGTAGGCACTCAGCTAAGAAGATTGTATATTTCTCATCTTCCAAAGCTGGAACATGTCTGTAATGAGGATTCCCAAAGCAATCTTACCTTTGAAAATATACGAAATGTATACATTCAAGACTGTTGGTGTCTGAAAAGTCTTTTTCCAGCATCAGTGGCAAAAGGTCTTAAACAACTCGTAGATCTCACAATTGATTCTTGTGGATTGGAAGTGGTTATTTCAGAGGGGAAAGTACAGAACCAAGATGTTAATGAGTTTGAATTTCCTGAAGTCTGCTCTCTTACACTTCAGAACCTGCCTGAACTGAAATGCTTTTACCCAGCAGAATATGAAGCAAAATGGCCAAAGTTAAAAAAGTTGAAGACTTATCATTGTGGCCATGAAGTGCTTGGGATGGAAGAACATCAGTCCTCAAATCAAAAGccacttttcttttttgaaaag GTGATCCATGATTTGGAGGAGTTGTCATTAAACAGCAAGCACATTTCAGTAATACGCAATCATCCATTTCAAGTAGGCATCTTCAGCCGCATAAAAGTTCTTCAAGTGCTTGGCTATCACGACAAAccagttgtttttctatttaatcttCTAGAAAAATTTAACAATCTGAAAAAGCTTGAGCTGATTCATTGTGATTTCAAAGGGAACTTCATTGATGAAGGAGatgaaagtgaaaagaaaacgGAAAGGGAGACGGTTAGTCTTCTGAACACCGGCTACATAGGGGAGCAAAACTCACAACTACCCCATGTTGTCCTAAATCTTGAAGCTCTTGAATTTAGGAGATGTGATGGTTCGATCAGTTTGGGACTATACTTGTCATCCTTTCAAAATCTCATAACTTTGGACCTGTGGCAGTGCAAAGCAACTGCCTTAATTACATCTTCAGTAGCTCGGAATCTGGTGCAGCTGATAAAAATGAGGATTAGAGACTGCATTATGGTGAGAGAAATAGTTGCAAAAGAGAAAGATGATGCAAAAGACTTAGTAAGTTTCTGCAAGCTGAAATTCTTAGTACTTCATTATTTACCAAACCTTTCAAGCTTCTGTTCAGAGGAATACAGCTTTCAGTTCCCATCTTTGGAACAAGTTATTGTGAGACAATGTCCCAAATTAAAGATCTTTTGTCAGGGAGTCTTAAGTACCCCGCAGTTACATAGAGTGAGGCTATCAGAAAAGGACTATAAGGGGTTTTGGGCTGGTGAGCTCAATGCCACCATATCTCAGTTGCACAAAAATACA GTAAGATATTATGAGCAAGAGCATTTGAAACTTCATGAGTTTCCTGAGTTGGGGGAAATCTGGAATACAGTTCCTCGAGGAATTATAGACTTCAAAAGACTCAAATGTCTGGAAGTGTATGTCTGTAACAACCTGAGATACATGTTAACAGTTTCCATGGCTGCAGATCTTGTGCAGCTGCAGcagataaaagtaaaaaattgcaAAGTAATTGAAGAAATCATCAGAGATGACAAATCAACTACAATGAAGATCATATTCCCTCAGCTTAAAACAATAACTATCAAGTCTTGTTTGGGCTTGTCATGGTTTTCCTCAGGAAGTTTTGCATTGGAATGTCCAAACTTGAAGGAAATTACGTTAGTTGGCTGTCCAAAGATGGTTGCATTTGCATCCACTGTTTCAAACGAGCTGCACAATGAGATCATCGGTGGAGAATATTTGAATATTCTTGTAAAGGATGCCTCCAATGTCTCTGCTAAACCCTTGTTCAGTAATAAG GTGTCATTACCTTTGTTAAAGGATTTGACAATTGTAGACATGGGGAATCTGGAAAGGATATGGGATGACCAACTTGAGATGAACTCCTTCTCCAAATTAAAACACCTTGAAGTTCATAGTTGTGTGAAACTATCAAACATTTTCCCACTTAATATGCTGGAAAGACTTCAGAGACTAAAAAATCTGCAAGTAATGGAGTGTGCCTCATTAGAAGAATTATTCGAACACAAATTCAATGAGGCAGAAATAAACACCAAGTTTGTATTTCCTCAAATGACATACCTGAACCTTTCTATGCTACCAAAACTGAAGAGTTTCTACTCTGGGGTGCATACCACCGAATGgccattattaaaaaaattggatgtTTATGGATGTGACAAAGTGGAGATATTTGCTTCAGAATATTCAAGCTTCCATGAAACACGAGGACAGCATCCCTTATTTTGGATCAATATG GGCACATTCCCTTGTTTAGAAGAACTGAGATTGGAAAGCAATGGCAACATGAAAGAGATATGGCATGGACAACTTCCAGAAGGGTATTTTAAGCTGAAAGTTCTGGAGCTCATAAATTCTCCACCACTGACTGTTCTTCCACCTTATTTCTTTCGATCACTATcaaatcttcaaaattttgttCTGAGTGATGCTTCCATTAATGAAATATTCCCATATGAAGAACCTGGTGGTGACGAAAAGCTGGAAGGGGCACGTGCTCAGTTAAGTGTACTGAGGTTATCCAAACTCCATGAACTGACACATTTTTGGAAGGAGAATTTTAAGCCTGGAGCAATTTTCTGTAACATGAGAGTTCTAGAAGTGCAGGATTGTGGTAAATTAAACGTTCTAGTGCCATCCTCGGTGTCTTTCGAGAATTTGACAACTCTAGAAGTGTCCAGGTGTGAGGGACTTAAACATTTATTTGCACACTCCACAGCTAAAAGCCTGGTGCAGCTTAGTAGAATGAGTGTAACCGATTGCAAAATGCTAGAAGAAATTGTAACATGCCCAGGTGATGAAGTGAAGGAAGCCATTGTTTTCACTCAGCTAAAGTATTTGGGACTTAGTTGTCTGCCAAACATAGAGAGCTTTTGCTCAGGAAACTGCACCTTTAAATTCCCTTCATTGGAAACTGTAACCATGAGACATTGCCCAAAGATGAAAACTTCGCCTCGGGAAAGGTTTATTGCACCAAAACTAAAACGGGTGTATTCAAGAGAAGCTGGAGGTGAAGGCCACTGGGAAGGCGATCAAAACACCACCATACAGCTTTTGTTCATGGAAACG GTTGAATACCGTGGGATTGAATATGTGGTACTCTCTGATTCCTCTAAGTTGATGGAAATAAGAAACTGGAATCCACAAGGAATTTTGGACTTTAAAAACCTTAAGTTTCTGAAAGTTCATAACTGTAGAAACTTGAGATGTCCATTTAACCCTTCCATGGCCATGGACCTTGTGCATCTTGAAAAACTTGAGATTCATGATTGTGAGATGTTGGAAGAGGTAATAATCAGAAAAGGATTACCAAAAAGAGAAAGGATGAGCAAGAAAATGTTCCCTAAACTGGTAACTTTATTGCTTATTTCCCTCCCCAATCTCACAAGATTTTACTCAGGAAATTACCTTGAGTTCCCCTTCTTGAAAGAACTTTGGATTCAGAGTTGCCCTATGTTGAATACATTCATCTCTGGTTCTGTAACTAGAAACAACTCAAGGCAGAATATACATACTGATTTGACAGTTTTAATTGATGAAAAG GTGGCATTCCCCTCCTTGGAGAAATTAGGAATAATGGACATGGGAAGCCTGAGAAAGATTTATAATGACCAAATTTCTATGGATTCATTCTCCAAACTAAAGGTTCTGAAGCTCATAGGCTTATCTAAGCAGTTAGATATTCTTCCATCtggtttctttctttcattgtCCAAACTTGAAAGgcttgttgttgatgatgccTCCTTTACAGAAATATTTCAGTGTAAAAGCACTGAGAAAAAAATGCAAGCATGGGAACTTGATAGTTTTAGTGATTTACGGTTGTCTAAACTTCCTGAGTTATTGCATCTCTGGAAGGAAGAGTTTGAGTGTCAACCTGGAACACATTTTCGAAACCTGAGAAGTCTAAAAGTATTGGAATGCTCCAAATTGAAGAATTTAGTTCCATCCACAGCGTCTTTCCAAAATCTGACTACTCTTGAAATATCAAGATGTCACGGACTTAGAAATCTAGTAACACCCTCAACTGCTAAAAGCATGGTGCAACTGAAAAGGATGAGGATAACAGATTGCAAAATGCTAGAAGGAATTGTAGCAGATGCAGACGATAGAAGTATATATAGCATCATGTTCAAGCATCTGGAGTATCTCAGACTTCAAAGCTTACAGGCGCTTACAAGTTTTTGCTCAGGGAACTATCGCTTTGAGTTCCCATCTTTGGTTGAATTGGTTGCAATCGAATGCCCAAAGTTCAGTGTTTTTTGTAAAGGAAAAGTAAGCACACCATCGCTAAAACGAGTACGTCCAACAGAAGGAGGAGATAGATCTTTTACAGATAAGGACCTTAATAGCACCATTAATGTATTATACAGTGAAAAG CAACTACAAGGTATGGAACTAAGGACATGA